Proteins from one Cryptomeria japonica chromosome 4, Sugi_1.0, whole genome shotgun sequence genomic window:
- the LOC131028636 gene encoding UDP-rhamnose/UDP-galactose transporter 1 — protein MASEKKPVVSDVGAWAMNVISSVGIIMANKEVMSTAGYDFRFATTLTGFHFTVTALVGFVSNATGFSTAKEVPLWELLWFSIVANMSIVGMNLSLMLNSVGFYQISKLSMIPVVCVLEWILHNKNYTKEVKAAVFVVVIGVGVCTVTDVKVNLKGFLCAVVAVLCTSLQQISIGSLQKKYSIGSFDLLSKTAPIQAASLLVFGPFADYYLNGRNLLNYQFSYGAIFFILLSCILAVFCNLSQYLCIGRFSAVSFQVLGHMKTVCVLILGWVLFDSALTAKNIMGMLVAVAGMIIYSWAVESAKNISFTPLKDSNDTDEDVSLLKSGFESNGTKDIELGGVKK, from the exons ATGGCTTCAGAGAAGAAACCAGTTGTATCAGATGTAGGAGCATGGGCCATGAATGTTATCAGTTCTGTGGGTATCATCATGGCCAATAAAGAAGTTATGTCTACTGCTGGGTATGACTTCAGATTTG CAACTACATTGACTGGATTTCACTTTACAGTGACTGCACTTGTGGGTTTTGTGTCAAATGCAACTGGGTTTTCCACTGCCAAGGAAGTGCCCCTGTGGGAGCTTCTATGGTTTTCTATCGTGGCCAATATGTCTATTGTGGGGATGAATCTTAGTCTCATGTTAAACTCTGTTGGGTTTTACCAG ATTTCAAAATTGAGCATGATTCCTGTGGTCTGCGTTTTGGAGTGGATTCTTCATAACAAGAATTATACCAAAGAGGTCAAGGCTGCTGTGTTTGTTGTGGTTATAGGAGTTGGCGTTTGCACTGTTACAGACGTCAAGGTCAATTTGAAAGGATTTCTATGTGCTGTGGTGGCTGTTTTGTGCACGTCATTACAACAAATA TCAATTGGCTCCTTACAAAAGAAATACAGCATTGGCTCATTTGATCTCCTAAGCAAGACTGCTCCCATACAGGCTGCTTCTCTTTTAGTGTTTGGTCCATTTGCAGATTATTATTTAAATGGACGGAACTTGTTAAACTATCAATTTTCATATGGTGCAATT TTCTTTATATTACTTTCATGCATATTAGCAGTATTCTGTAACCTGAGCCAGTATCTTTGCATTGGGCGCTTCTCTGCAGTTTCTTTTCAGGTTTTGGGACACATGAAAACTGTTTGTGTTCTTATACTGGGTTGGGTGCTTTTTGATTCAGCACTCACTGCTAAAAATATAATGGGGATGTTAGTTGCTGTTGCTGGCATGATAATCTACAGTTGGGCAGTGGAGTCTGCAAAAAACATATCCTTTACACCTTTGAAAGATAGCAATGACACAGATGAGGATGTTAGTCTACTAAAGAGTGGATTTGAGAGTAATGGCACGAAAGACATTGAACTTGGCGGTGTAAAAAAATAG